Proteins from one Salmo salar chromosome ssa29, Ssal_v3.1, whole genome shotgun sequence genomic window:
- the cssa29h8orf89 gene encoding putative uncharacterized protein C8orf89 homolog isoform X3: MYPTAIPKLVDLTLGCSGYTGIQLGQGGYGPGRLTGVKPIHVHTSRRKFPQNDSRDRKDSNWNVEGSTSSFLGREVSPLSRLGSSDNYPERDVCGSHFLFDKTWKNDNRMYPKYDFRDERRPMKPNASIPPLPRDYQIHRSGHRHHYTLHKELSHAPARPRAFGSYEAYDLTSVPAILLPAASSLNGRNPFSSEGYKNSPVVPRPGKRSPVSHNHPETV; this comes from the exons ATGTACCCTACAGCCATCCCGAAGTTGGTAGACTTGACGCTGGGCTGCTCGGGTTACACCGGTATACAGTTAGGCCAAGGCGGCTATGGACCAGGACGACTGACCGGGGTCAAGCCGATACATGTTCATACATCAAGGAGAAAATTCCCTCAGAACG ACTCCAGGGACCGAAAGGATTCCAACTGGAATGTAGAAGG GTCTACTTCCTCCTTCCTGGGCAGAGAGGTGTCTCCTTTGTCCCGGCTGGGCTCCTCAGATAACTACCCAGAGAGAGACGTCTGTGGGAGTCACTTCCTGTTTGATAAGACATGGAAGAATGACAACAGGATGTATCCCAAGTATGATTTCAGAG ATGAGCGTCGTCCCATGAAGCCTAacgcctccatccctcccctgccCAGAGACTACCAGATCCACCGGTCGGGCCACCGCCACCACTATACCCTCCACAAGGAGCTTTCCCATGCCCCTGCTCGCCCCCGTGCCTTTGG CTCTTATGAAGCCTATGACCTGACATCAGTTCCTGCCATCCTGCTGCCAGCTGCATCCTCGCTCAATGGGAGAAACCCCTTCTCCTCAGAAGGCTACAAGAACAG
- the LOC106590668 gene encoding 60S ribosomal protein L7 isoform X1, which yields MADAEKKVPAVPESLLKRRKAFATMKAVRIKKMLAEKKTRKVTRKLIYKRAEKYHKEYREMYRREIRMGRTARKVGNFYVPAEPKLAFVIRIRGINGVSPKVRKVLQLMRLRQIFNGVFVKLNKASINMLRIAEPYIAWGYPNLKSVRELIYKRGHGRMTKQRIALTDNALVEKALGKYSIICVEDLIHEIYTVGKNFKPANNFLWPFKLSTPRGGMNKKTTHFVEGGDAGNREDQINRLIRRMN from the exons ATGGCGGACGCAGA AAAGAAGGTTCCGGCGGTCCCTGAGAGCCTTTTGAAAAGGCGGAAGGCCTTCGCCACCATGAAGGCTGTGCGCATCAAGAAGATGCTTGCCGAAAAAAAA ACTCGTAAGGTGACCAGGAAACTGATCTACAAGAGGGCTGAGAAGTACCACAAGGAGTACAGGGAGATGTACCGGCGTGAGATCCGCATGGGGCGGACAGCCCGCAAGGTTGGGAACTTCTACGTCCCAGCTGAGCCCAAGCTGGCCTTCGTCATCAGGATCAGGGG TATCAACGGTGTCAGTCCCAAGGTGCGCAAGGTCCTCCAGCTCATGCGTCTGCGTCAGATCTTCAACGGCGTGTTTGTCAAACTGAACAAGGCTTCCATCAACATGCTGAGGATCGCCGAGCCCTACATCGCTTGGGG GTACCCTAACCTGAAGTCTGTTCGCGAGCTGATCTACAAGCGTGGCCATGGCAGGATGACCAAGCAGCGTATTGCCCTCACAGACAACGCCCTGGTCGAGAAGGCCCTGG GTAAATACAGTATCATCTGTGTGGAGGACCTGATCCATGAGATCTACACAGTCGGGAAGAACTTCAAGCCTGCCAACAACTTCCTGTGGCCCTTCAAACTGTCCACACCCCGCGGCGGCATGAACAAGAAGACGACTCACTTTGTGGAGGGAGGAGATGCTGGAAACAGAGAGGACCAGATCAACAGACTCATCAGGAGAATGAACTAG
- the LOC106590668 gene encoding 60S ribosomal protein L7 isoform X2: MYRREIRMGRTARKVGNFYVPAEPKLAFVIRIRGINGVSPKVRKVLQLMRLRQIFNGVFVKLNKASINMLRIAEPYIAWGYPNLKSVRELIYKRGHGRMTKQRIALTDNALVEKALGKYSIICVEDLIHEIYTVGKNFKPANNFLWPFKLSTPRGGMNKKTTHFVEGGDAGNREDQINRLIRRMN, from the exons ATGTACCGGCGTGAGATCCGCATGGGGCGGACAGCCCGCAAGGTTGGGAACTTCTACGTCCCAGCTGAGCCCAAGCTGGCCTTCGTCATCAGGATCAGGGG TATCAACGGTGTCAGTCCCAAGGTGCGCAAGGTCCTCCAGCTCATGCGTCTGCGTCAGATCTTCAACGGCGTGTTTGTCAAACTGAACAAGGCTTCCATCAACATGCTGAGGATCGCCGAGCCCTACATCGCTTGGGG GTACCCTAACCTGAAGTCTGTTCGCGAGCTGATCTACAAGCGTGGCCATGGCAGGATGACCAAGCAGCGTATTGCCCTCACAGACAACGCCCTGGTCGAGAAGGCCCTGG GTAAATACAGTATCATCTGTGTGGAGGACCTGATCCATGAGATCTACACAGTCGGGAAGAACTTCAAGCCTGCCAACAACTTCCTGTGGCCCTTCAAACTGTCCACACCCCGCGGCGGCATGAACAAGAAGACGACTCACTTTGTGGAGGGAGGAGATGCTGGAAACAGAGAGGACCAGATCAACAGACTCATCAGGAGAATGAACTAG